One Bythopirellula goksoeyrii genomic window, TGAATGCATTCTATCGACGATAGCATGCTGGCAAGAGGGGCTTCGTCCTGGATCGCAGCCCAAGGGAGGCCGGAAACAAAGCACGGCCCTCAACTCCCGGTGCGCTGCCAGCCTCAAAGGAAACTCACCCCCGCCGATGATCCAGAAAGGGACTTGCGTTTGCTTGCGAAAGAAGAGGACAATCAGGGTATGCCAGAGAGTGATTCCGAAAGGTAATCCTGAAGGCCGGAACGAGTTCCCCTGCTGGACCTCACTCCACTCGTATCGACCTGCAATAAGGAGTATGTCATGCGCCGTCCAACCGCTTTTACACTCGTTGAACTCTTGGTCGTGATTGCAATTATTGCCCTCTTGCTGCAACTCTTAATGCCAGCTGTCCAAGCCTCGCGAGAAGCGGCGAGACGACACCAGTGTGCCAATCAACTTCGTCAATTGGCGATTGCTACTCAGTTGCATCTGGATACGCACAAGTTTTTCCCCAGTGGGGGATGGTCGGCAGGTTATATTGCCGACCCGCACCGCGGCTATGGAAAGTCGCAGCCCGGCGGCTGGCCGTTTAGTCTACTGGAGTTTATGGAAGAGGTGAATCTCCGCTCGACGACGGACCGACTCGAGGATACTCCTTTGGGTCCAGGCCTGGTGCGACTCTATCAGAGCGCACCGTCCATTTTTTACTGCCCCAGTCGCCGATCGGCTCAAGCCTATCCCATAAAGCGCACAGGTAACGGAGAGTGGAGCTTGAATGTGGCCCAGGGTGTCCTGCAACTGCCAGGGGTAACCAAAATCGACTACGCGGCAAACAGCGGCGATGCCAGGTATCACGCTGGGGTATCTTTCTCTCACGAACCCGAGATGTGGATCCCTTCCAGCTACGCCGCTTTGAATGGCAGCGAACCCCAGTGGTCCAACACCGAAGACCCGAACTCACCCTTATGGCAGACGGGCATTTCTTACTACCGTAGCGAAGTCTACCTAGCCCAGGTGGAGGATGGATTAAGCCGCACCTATCTCTACGGTGAAAAATACCTGGCGCCAAATCTCTACGTAGATGTGAACATTACCAACGGTGTCGACCACATGGGGGACAACCAATCGGCCTGGGCAGGCTACGAGTGGGACAACCATCGCGTCGCTTGGAACCCGAACACGGCTTGGCCAGAAAAGAGCTATCAGCCTAGTCAAGATGGAACGGGAAGCAACTTCTCGAACATTTTCGCCTTCGGCAGCGCCCACCCAAAATCTCTCAACATGAGTTACTGCGATGGCTCGGTCCGCACGGTGAGTTACGACATCGACCGCGACGTGCATCGCTTTCAAGCCAACCGGTTGGATGGCCAAGTGTATTGAGGTGCAACGCCCTCTCCGTAGCGACTGTCAGCAGTTTGCCAGTCAACGTGAGAATCAAGTTTTCCAAATTGGCGTCGCTGCAATCGCATCGCAGAGCAATTATCAAATCAAGAAATCAGTCGCTTAGGCGTTCTTGACTCAGGCATTGAATACCGGTTCCAACTCTCCAACCGGTTC contains:
- a CDS encoding DUF1559 family PulG-like putative transporter, coding for MRRPTAFTLVELLVVIAIIALLLQLLMPAVQASREAARRHQCANQLRQLAIATQLHLDTHKFFPSGGWSAGYIADPHRGYGKSQPGGWPFSLLEFMEEVNLRSTTDRLEDTPLGPGLVRLYQSAPSIFYCPSRRSAQAYPIKRTGNGEWSLNVAQGVLQLPGVTKIDYAANSGDARYHAGVSFSHEPEMWIPSSYAALNGSEPQWSNTEDPNSPLWQTGISYYRSEVYLAQVEDGLSRTYLYGEKYLAPNLYVDVNITNGVDHMGDNQSAWAGYEWDNHRVAWNPNTAWPEKSYQPSQDGTGSNFSNIFAFGSAHPKSLNMSYCDGSVRTVSYDIDRDVHRFQANRLDGQVY